A region from the Manihot esculenta cultivar AM560-2 chromosome 13, M.esculenta_v8, whole genome shotgun sequence genome encodes:
- the LOC110629489 gene encoding splicing factor U2af large subunit B isoform X1: MTDYEGGRYDGNGADFDNDNYGSGGGGFSPQPRASSHSHGGADDHSDSKSQHGTRDYERESSKSREKEREKGRDKDRDRDRDRDREKDREKSKDRERDRERDRDKDRDRHHRDRDRHRDRSERRERGRDRDDDDYHRSRDYDRDRRRDFDREDRHRLLSKSPSRGRSERRSKSRSRSRSRSKSKRISGFDMAPPPSAMLAGAAAAAAAAGQIPGTSPAISGMFPNMFPLGAGQQFGALPVMPVQAMTQQATRHARRVYVGGLPPTANEQSVATFFSQVMAAIGGNTAGPGDAVVNVYINHEKKFAFVEMRSVEEASNAMALDGIIFEGAPVKVRRPSDYNPSLAATLGPSQPNPNLNLAAVGLTPGSAGGLEGPDRIFVGGLPYYFTEAQIRELLESFGPLRGFDLVKDRETGNSKGYAFCVYQDLSVTDIACAALNGIKMGDKTLTVRRANQGTNQPKPEQENVLLHAQQQIALQRLMLQPVPTKVVCLTQVVTADELKDDEEYEDILEDMRTEGGKFGTLANVVIPRPKADGEPSPGVGKVFLDYADVEGATKARAGMNGRKFGGNQVVAVFYPENKFYQGEYDG, from the exons ATGACTGACTACGAGGGAGGAAGATATGACGGCAATGGTGCCGATTTCGATAACGATAACTACGGTTCTGGCGGTGGTGGCTTCTCTCCTCAGCCTCGCGCTAGCAGCCACAGCCATGGCGGAGCCGATGATCACAGCGATTCCAAATCTCAG CATGGTACTCGAGACTATGAAAGAGAGTCTTCAAAAAGTAGGGAAAAGGAGAGGGAGAAAGGACGTGATAAAGATAGGGATAGGGATCGGGATCGTGATAGGGAAAAAGATAGGGAGAAAAGCAAGGACAGGGAGAGGGATAGGGAAAGAGACCGGGACAAGGATCGTGACCGTCACCATAGAGATCGTGATCGGCATAGAGATCGAAGTGAGAGGAGGGAACGGGGTAGAGATAGAGATGATGATGATTATCATCGAAGTCGAGACTATGATCGGGATAG GCGGAGAGATTTTGATAGGGAAGACCGGCATAGGCTTCTATCAAAATCTCCTTCAAGGGGTAGATCAGAGCGCAGATCCAAATCACGTTCTCGTTCCCGTTCCCGTTCTAAGAG CAAAAGGATCAGTGGTTTTGATATGGCTCCTCCTCCCTCTGCAATGTTGGCTGGTGCAGCTGCAGCAGCTGCTGCTGCAG GTCAGATACCTGGGACAAGTCCTGCCATTTCTGGAATGTTTCCTAACATGTTTCCCTTAGGAGCTGGTCAG CAGTTTGGTGCACTTCCAGTTATGCCAGTTCAGGCAATGACACAGCAG GCCACTAGACATGCTCGACGGGTATATGTTGGAGGACTTCCCCCTACAGCTAATGAACAG TCTGTAGCAACTTTTTTTAGCCAAGTTATGGCTGCAATCGGAGGAAATACTGCTGGTCCTG GGGATGCTGTTGTTAATGTCTATATAAACCATGAAAAGAAATTTGCATTTGTGGAGATGAGGTCTGTTGAGGAGGCTAGTAATGCAATGGCTTTAGACGGAATTATTTTTGAG GGAGCACCTGTCAAGGTGAGGAGACCTAGCGACTATAATCCATCTCTTGCTGCGACACTTGGTCCAAGCCAGCCCAATCCTAATCTTAACCTCGCAGCAGTTGGCTTAACTCCAGGCTCTGCTGGTGGACTTGAGGGTCCTGACCGCATCTTTGTGGGTGGGCTTCCCTATTACTTCACAGAAGCACAAATCAGAGAGTTGTTGGAATCTTTTGGGCCTCTTCGAGGTTTTGATCTAGTCAAAGACAGAGAGACTGGCAACTCAAAGGGCTATGCATTTTGTGTTTATCAAGATCTTTCAGTTACAGACATAGCTTGTGCAGCTCTGAATGGAATTAAAATGGGTGACAAAACTCTCACTGTTAGACGTGCCAACCAGGGAACTAACCAACCTAAGCCTGAGCAAGAGAATGTTCTATTGCATGCACAGCAGCAGATTGCATTGCAG AGGCTTATGTTACAACCTGTTCCTACTAAAGTTGTATGCCTAACACAAGTAGTCACTGCGGATGAACTCAAAGATGATGAGGAGTACGAAGACATCTTGGAAGATATGAGAACGGAAGGAGGAAAATTTG GTACATTGGCGAATGTTGTTATCCCACGCCCAAAGGCAGATGGTGAACCTTCACCAGGAGTTGGGAAG GTGTTCTTGGATTATGCTGATGTTGAAGGTGCTACAAAAGCCCGAGCAGGGATGAATGGACGTAAATTTGGTGGGAATCAAGTTGTGGCTGTGTTTTATCCTGAGAACAAGTTCTATCAGGGAGAATATGATGGCTAG
- the LOC110629489 gene encoding splicing factor U2af large subunit B isoform X3 yields the protein MVLVRLQLATIACFGQIPGTSPAISGMFPNMFPLGAGQQFGALPVMPVQAMTQQATRHARRVYVGGLPPTANEQSVATFFSQVMAAIGGNTAGPGDAVVNVYINHEKKFAFVEMRSVEEASNAMALDGIIFEGAPVKVRRPSDYNPSLAATLGPSQPNPNLNLAAVGLTPGSAGGLEGPDRIFVGGLPYYFTEAQIRELLESFGPLRGFDLVKDRETGNSKGYAFCVYQDLSVTDIACAALNGIKMGDKTLTVRRANQGTNQPKPEQENVLLHAQQQIALQRLMLQPVPTKVVCLTQVVTADELKDDEEYEDILEDMRTEGGKFGTLANVVIPRPKADGEPSPGVGKVFLDYADVEGATKARAGMNGRKFGGNQVVAVFYPENKFYQGEYDG from the exons ATGGTTCTTGTTCGTCTTCAACTGGCAACTATTGCCTGTTTTG GTCAGATACCTGGGACAAGTCCTGCCATTTCTGGAATGTTTCCTAACATGTTTCCCTTAGGAGCTGGTCAG CAGTTTGGTGCACTTCCAGTTATGCCAGTTCAGGCAATGACACAGCAG GCCACTAGACATGCTCGACGGGTATATGTTGGAGGACTTCCCCCTACAGCTAATGAACAG TCTGTAGCAACTTTTTTTAGCCAAGTTATGGCTGCAATCGGAGGAAATACTGCTGGTCCTG GGGATGCTGTTGTTAATGTCTATATAAACCATGAAAAGAAATTTGCATTTGTGGAGATGAGGTCTGTTGAGGAGGCTAGTAATGCAATGGCTTTAGACGGAATTATTTTTGAG GGAGCACCTGTCAAGGTGAGGAGACCTAGCGACTATAATCCATCTCTTGCTGCGACACTTGGTCCAAGCCAGCCCAATCCTAATCTTAACCTCGCAGCAGTTGGCTTAACTCCAGGCTCTGCTGGTGGACTTGAGGGTCCTGACCGCATCTTTGTGGGTGGGCTTCCCTATTACTTCACAGAAGCACAAATCAGAGAGTTGTTGGAATCTTTTGGGCCTCTTCGAGGTTTTGATCTAGTCAAAGACAGAGAGACTGGCAACTCAAAGGGCTATGCATTTTGTGTTTATCAAGATCTTTCAGTTACAGACATAGCTTGTGCAGCTCTGAATGGAATTAAAATGGGTGACAAAACTCTCACTGTTAGACGTGCCAACCAGGGAACTAACCAACCTAAGCCTGAGCAAGAGAATGTTCTATTGCATGCACAGCAGCAGATTGCATTGCAG AGGCTTATGTTACAACCTGTTCCTACTAAAGTTGTATGCCTAACACAAGTAGTCACTGCGGATGAACTCAAAGATGATGAGGAGTACGAAGACATCTTGGAAGATATGAGAACGGAAGGAGGAAAATTTG GTACATTGGCGAATGTTGTTATCCCACGCCCAAAGGCAGATGGTGAACCTTCACCAGGAGTTGGGAAG GTGTTCTTGGATTATGCTGATGTTGAAGGTGCTACAAAAGCCCGAGCAGGGATGAATGGACGTAAATTTGGTGGGAATCAAGTTGTGGCTGTGTTTTATCCTGAGAACAAGTTCTATCAGGGAGAATATGATGGCTAG
- the LOC110629489 gene encoding splicing factor U2af large subunit B isoform X4, protein MVLVRLQLATIACFGQIPGTSPAISGMFPNMFPLGAGQFGALPVMPVQAMTQQATRHARRVYVGGLPPTANEQSVATFFSQVMAAIGGNTAGPGDAVVNVYINHEKKFAFVEMRSVEEASNAMALDGIIFEGAPVKVRRPSDYNPSLAATLGPSQPNPNLNLAAVGLTPGSAGGLEGPDRIFVGGLPYYFTEAQIRELLESFGPLRGFDLVKDRETGNSKGYAFCVYQDLSVTDIACAALNGIKMGDKTLTVRRANQGTNQPKPEQENVLLHAQQQIALQRLMLQPVPTKVVCLTQVVTADELKDDEEYEDILEDMRTEGGKFGTLANVVIPRPKADGEPSPGVGKVFLDYADVEGATKARAGMNGRKFGGNQVVAVFYPENKFYQGEYDG, encoded by the exons ATGGTTCTTGTTCGTCTTCAACTGGCAACTATTGCCTGTTTTG GTCAGATACCTGGGACAAGTCCTGCCATTTCTGGAATGTTTCCTAACATGTTTCCCTTAGGAGCTGGTCAG TTTGGTGCACTTCCAGTTATGCCAGTTCAGGCAATGACACAGCAG GCCACTAGACATGCTCGACGGGTATATGTTGGAGGACTTCCCCCTACAGCTAATGAACAG TCTGTAGCAACTTTTTTTAGCCAAGTTATGGCTGCAATCGGAGGAAATACTGCTGGTCCTG GGGATGCTGTTGTTAATGTCTATATAAACCATGAAAAGAAATTTGCATTTGTGGAGATGAGGTCTGTTGAGGAGGCTAGTAATGCAATGGCTTTAGACGGAATTATTTTTGAG GGAGCACCTGTCAAGGTGAGGAGACCTAGCGACTATAATCCATCTCTTGCTGCGACACTTGGTCCAAGCCAGCCCAATCCTAATCTTAACCTCGCAGCAGTTGGCTTAACTCCAGGCTCTGCTGGTGGACTTGAGGGTCCTGACCGCATCTTTGTGGGTGGGCTTCCCTATTACTTCACAGAAGCACAAATCAGAGAGTTGTTGGAATCTTTTGGGCCTCTTCGAGGTTTTGATCTAGTCAAAGACAGAGAGACTGGCAACTCAAAGGGCTATGCATTTTGTGTTTATCAAGATCTTTCAGTTACAGACATAGCTTGTGCAGCTCTGAATGGAATTAAAATGGGTGACAAAACTCTCACTGTTAGACGTGCCAACCAGGGAACTAACCAACCTAAGCCTGAGCAAGAGAATGTTCTATTGCATGCACAGCAGCAGATTGCATTGCAG AGGCTTATGTTACAACCTGTTCCTACTAAAGTTGTATGCCTAACACAAGTAGTCACTGCGGATGAACTCAAAGATGATGAGGAGTACGAAGACATCTTGGAAGATATGAGAACGGAAGGAGGAAAATTTG GTACATTGGCGAATGTTGTTATCCCACGCCCAAAGGCAGATGGTGAACCTTCACCAGGAGTTGGGAAG GTGTTCTTGGATTATGCTGATGTTGAAGGTGCTACAAAAGCCCGAGCAGGGATGAATGGACGTAAATTTGGTGGGAATCAAGTTGTGGCTGTGTTTTATCCTGAGAACAAGTTCTATCAGGGAGAATATGATGGCTAG
- the LOC110629306 gene encoding ketol-acid reductoisomerase, chloroplastic translates to MAAATAFSGTLSSHTPSLISLDFDSSVFKKEKISLAGHDEYIVRGGRDLFYLLPDAFKGIKQIGVIGWGSQGPAQAQNLRDSLTDAKSDIVVKIGLRKGSHSFAEARAAGFTEENGTLGDIWETISGSDLVMLLISDSAQADNYEKIFSHMKPNSILGLSHGFLLGHLQSMGLDFPKNISVVAVCPKGMGPSVRRLYVQGKEVNGAGINSSFAVHQDVDGRATDIALGWSVALGSPFTFATTLEQEYKSDIFGERGILLGAVHGIVESLFRRYTENGMSEEEAYKNTVECITGIISKTISTKGMLAVYNSLSEEGKKEFEIAYGASYYPCMDILYECYEDVACGNEIRSVVLAGRRIYEKDGLPAFPMGKIDQTRMWKVGERVRSVRQAGDLGPLYPFTAGVYVALMMAQIEILRKKGHSYSEIINESVIESVDSLNPFMHARGVSFMVDNCSTTARLGSRKWAPRFDYILTQQALVAVDNDSPVNRDLISNFLSDPVHGAIEVCAQLRPTVDISVPPDADFVRPELRQSTN, encoded by the exons ATGGCTGCCGCGACGGCGTTCTCCGGTACTCTTTCCAGCCATACGCCGTCTTTAATTTCTCTTGATTTTGATTCCTCTGTCTTTAAGAAGGAGAAGATCTCCCTCGCTGGTCATGACGAG TACATTGTGAGAGGAGGTAGGGATTTATTCTACTTGCTGCCAGATGCATTCAAGGGAATCAAGCAGATTGGCGTTATTGGTTGGGGGTCTCAG GGTCCTGCCCAAGCTCAGAATTTAAGGGATTCCCTAACGGATGCCAAGTCTGATATTGTAGTGAAG ATCGGACTTAGGAAGGGGTCTCATTCATTCGCTGAAGCTCGTGCTGCTGGTTTTACTGAAGAGAATGGGACGCTAGGTGATATATGGGAAACTATTTCAGGCAGTGACCTTGTCATGTTACTGATATCTGATTCTGCACAG GCTGATAACTATGAGAAAATTTTCTCCCATATGAAGCCAAACAGCATACTTGGGCTTTCCCATGGATTTCTTCTTGGACATTTGCAGTCAATGGGACTTGACTTCCCAAAAAACATTAGTGTGGTTGCTGTTTGTCCCAAGGGAATGGGTCCATCTGTAAGGAGACTTTATGTTCAAGGCAAAGAGGTCAATGGTGCAGGAATAAATTCTAGTTTTGCAGTCCACCag GATGTTGATGGTAGGGCCACAGATATTGCCTTGGGATGGTCAGTAGCCCTTGGTTCTCCTTTCACTTTTGCCACTACACTGGAGCAAGAGTACAAAAGTGACATCTTTGGGGAGCGTG GCATTTTACTGGGTGCTGTACATGGAATTGTTGAGTCCTTGTTTAGACGATACACTGAAAATGGAATGAGTGAAGAGGAAGCTTACAAGAACACTGTTGAGTGCATAACAGGAATTATATCAAAGACCATTTCAACCAAG GGTATGTTGGCTGTATATAATTCCTTGTCTGAAGAAGGTAAAAAGGAATTTGAGATTGCATATGGTGCTTCATATTATCCCTGCATGGATATCTTGTATGAGTGCTATGAAGATGTTGCTTGTGGAAATGAGATACGCAGCGTTGTCCTTGCCGGCCGTCGCATTTAT GAAAAAGATGGGCTACCAGCCTTCCCAATGGGTAAAATTGATCAAACACGCATGTGGAAGGTTGGCGAGCGAGTCCGATCAGTTAGACAAGCAGGGGACTTAGGTCCATTATACCCTTTCACTGCAGGAGTCTACGTGGCATTGATGATGGCACAG ATTGAAATCTTAAGGAAGAAAGGGCACTCATATTCTGAGATCATCAATGAAAGTGTGATTGAATCCGTGGATTCTTTAAATCCATTTATGCACGCTCGTGGAGTTTCTTTCATGGTAGACAACTGCTCAACAACAGCAAGATTGGGATCCAGGAAATGGGCCCCTCGTTTTGATTATATCCTTACCCAACAAGCTTTGGTAGCTGTGGACAATGACAGTCCTGTGAATCGCGATCTCATTAGCAACTTCCTATCAGATCCGGTGCATGGAGCCATTGAAGTTTGTGCTCAACTGAGACCTACAGTAGACATTTCAGTGCCACCAGATGCTGACTTTGTGAGACCTGAGTTGCGCCAATCTACCAATTGA
- the LOC110629489 gene encoding splicing factor U2af large subunit B isoform X2: protein MTDYEGGRYDGNGADFDNDNYGSGGGGFSPQPRASSHSHGGADDHSDSKSQHGTRDYERESSKSREKEREKGRDKDRDRDRDRDREKDREKSKDRERDRERDRDKDRDRHHRDRDRHRDRSERRERGRDRDDDDYHRSRDYDRDRRRDFDREDRHRLLSKSPSRGRSERRSKSRSRSRSRSKSKRISGFDMAPPPSAMLAGAAAAAAAAGQIPGTSPAISGMFPNMFPLGAGQFGALPVMPVQAMTQQATRHARRVYVGGLPPTANEQSVATFFSQVMAAIGGNTAGPGDAVVNVYINHEKKFAFVEMRSVEEASNAMALDGIIFEGAPVKVRRPSDYNPSLAATLGPSQPNPNLNLAAVGLTPGSAGGLEGPDRIFVGGLPYYFTEAQIRELLESFGPLRGFDLVKDRETGNSKGYAFCVYQDLSVTDIACAALNGIKMGDKTLTVRRANQGTNQPKPEQENVLLHAQQQIALQRLMLQPVPTKVVCLTQVVTADELKDDEEYEDILEDMRTEGGKFGTLANVVIPRPKADGEPSPGVGKVFLDYADVEGATKARAGMNGRKFGGNQVVAVFYPENKFYQGEYDG, encoded by the exons ATGACTGACTACGAGGGAGGAAGATATGACGGCAATGGTGCCGATTTCGATAACGATAACTACGGTTCTGGCGGTGGTGGCTTCTCTCCTCAGCCTCGCGCTAGCAGCCACAGCCATGGCGGAGCCGATGATCACAGCGATTCCAAATCTCAG CATGGTACTCGAGACTATGAAAGAGAGTCTTCAAAAAGTAGGGAAAAGGAGAGGGAGAAAGGACGTGATAAAGATAGGGATAGGGATCGGGATCGTGATAGGGAAAAAGATAGGGAGAAAAGCAAGGACAGGGAGAGGGATAGGGAAAGAGACCGGGACAAGGATCGTGACCGTCACCATAGAGATCGTGATCGGCATAGAGATCGAAGTGAGAGGAGGGAACGGGGTAGAGATAGAGATGATGATGATTATCATCGAAGTCGAGACTATGATCGGGATAG GCGGAGAGATTTTGATAGGGAAGACCGGCATAGGCTTCTATCAAAATCTCCTTCAAGGGGTAGATCAGAGCGCAGATCCAAATCACGTTCTCGTTCCCGTTCCCGTTCTAAGAG CAAAAGGATCAGTGGTTTTGATATGGCTCCTCCTCCCTCTGCAATGTTGGCTGGTGCAGCTGCAGCAGCTGCTGCTGCAG GTCAGATACCTGGGACAAGTCCTGCCATTTCTGGAATGTTTCCTAACATGTTTCCCTTAGGAGCTGGTCAG TTTGGTGCACTTCCAGTTATGCCAGTTCAGGCAATGACACAGCAG GCCACTAGACATGCTCGACGGGTATATGTTGGAGGACTTCCCCCTACAGCTAATGAACAG TCTGTAGCAACTTTTTTTAGCCAAGTTATGGCTGCAATCGGAGGAAATACTGCTGGTCCTG GGGATGCTGTTGTTAATGTCTATATAAACCATGAAAAGAAATTTGCATTTGTGGAGATGAGGTCTGTTGAGGAGGCTAGTAATGCAATGGCTTTAGACGGAATTATTTTTGAG GGAGCACCTGTCAAGGTGAGGAGACCTAGCGACTATAATCCATCTCTTGCTGCGACACTTGGTCCAAGCCAGCCCAATCCTAATCTTAACCTCGCAGCAGTTGGCTTAACTCCAGGCTCTGCTGGTGGACTTGAGGGTCCTGACCGCATCTTTGTGGGTGGGCTTCCCTATTACTTCACAGAAGCACAAATCAGAGAGTTGTTGGAATCTTTTGGGCCTCTTCGAGGTTTTGATCTAGTCAAAGACAGAGAGACTGGCAACTCAAAGGGCTATGCATTTTGTGTTTATCAAGATCTTTCAGTTACAGACATAGCTTGTGCAGCTCTGAATGGAATTAAAATGGGTGACAAAACTCTCACTGTTAGACGTGCCAACCAGGGAACTAACCAACCTAAGCCTGAGCAAGAGAATGTTCTATTGCATGCACAGCAGCAGATTGCATTGCAG AGGCTTATGTTACAACCTGTTCCTACTAAAGTTGTATGCCTAACACAAGTAGTCACTGCGGATGAACTCAAAGATGATGAGGAGTACGAAGACATCTTGGAAGATATGAGAACGGAAGGAGGAAAATTTG GTACATTGGCGAATGTTGTTATCCCACGCCCAAAGGCAGATGGTGAACCTTCACCAGGAGTTGGGAAG GTGTTCTTGGATTATGCTGATGTTGAAGGTGCTACAAAAGCCCGAGCAGGGATGAATGGACGTAAATTTGGTGGGAATCAAGTTGTGGCTGTGTTTTATCCTGAGAACAAGTTCTATCAGGGAGAATATGATGGCTAG